One segment of Schistocerca nitens isolate TAMUIC-IGC-003100 unplaced genomic scaffold, iqSchNite1.1 HiC_scaffold_517, whole genome shotgun sequence DNA contains the following:
- the LOC126232466 gene encoding wiskott-Aldrich syndrome protein family member 2-like, protein MHVRQHRYPYTRPPIAHSRSVFNIINGAPAARRGRSHDAAATFAPTHSRTAKQLADPPTQHSRQTKTTAAAATKQNKHLAPSVRQKTNGQAHRPLLTTTTQRHAAPFPPLSIHSARDPVVDDDTRRARFPQPTPFRHYARLHPTPVATALLHALSPPPPPPPPPPPPPPPLSPFPYTTTQPKTHSRPKHNNMARASAHTPNQSPSTQPHARHGKTGVLPRCHQSSTNNHTGGTTNNCRPAGNHQTHIPARHHTPLGSRFAKT, encoded by the coding sequence atgcacgtacgacaacaccgctacccgtacacaaggcctcccattgcacacagccgctctgtgttcaacatcatcaatggcgcgcccgcggctcgtcgcggtcgcagccatgacgccgccgccacttttgcaccaacacattcacgcaccgcaaaacagctcgccgacccaccgacacagcacagccgacaaacaaaaacaaccgcggcggcggcaacaaaacaaaacaaacacctcgcaccaagcgtccgacagaaaacaaacggacaggcacacaggcctctgctaacgaccacgacacagcggcacgctgcccctttcccgccactctcgattcacagcgcacgcgaccccgtcgtcgacgacgacacgcgacgggctcgcttcccgcaacctacacctttccgccactacgcacggctccacccgacgcccgtcgcaacggcactactgcacgcactatcacccccgccgccgccgccgccgccgccgccgccgccgcctcctcctctctcccccttcccgtacacaacaacacagccaaaaacacactcacgacccaaacataacaacatggcacgtgcatcggcgcacacccccaaccagtcaccgtcgacacaaccacacgcaaggcacggaaaaaccggcgtccttccacgttgccatcaaagcagcacaaacaaccacacaggaggaaccaccaacaactgccggccggccggcaaccaccaaacgcacattcccgctcgccaccacacacctctcggcagccgtttcgcaaagacatga
- the LOC126232464 gene encoding uncharacterized protein LOC126232464 encodes MHVRQHRYPYTRPPIAHSRSVFNIINGAPAARRGRSHDAAATFAPTHSRTAKQLADPPTQHSRQTKTTAAAATKQNKHLAPSVRQKTNGQAHRPLLTTTTQRHAAPFPPLSIHSARDPVVDDDTRRARFPQPTPFRHYARLHPTPVATALLHALSPPPPPPPPPPPPLSPFPYTTTQPKTHSRPKHNNMARASAHTPNQSPSTQPHARHGKTGVLPRCHQSSTNNHTGGTTNNCRPAGNHQTHIPARHHTPLGSRFAKT; translated from the coding sequence atgcacgtacgacaacaccgctacccgtacacaaggcctcccattgcacacagccgctctgtgttcaacatcatcaatggcgcgcccgcggctcgtcgcggtcgcagccatgacgccgccgccacttttgcaccaacacattcacgcaccgcaaaacagctcgccgacccaccgacacagcacagccgacaaacaaaaacaaccgcggcggcggcaacaaaacaaaacaaacacctcgcaccaagcgtccgacagaaaacaaacggacaggcacacaggcctctgctaacgaccacgacacagcggcacgctgcccctttcccgccactctcgattcacagcgcacgcgaccccgtcgtcgacgacgacacgcgacgggctcgcttcccgcaacctacacctttccgccactacgcacggctccacccgacgcccgtcgcaacggcactactgcacgcactatcacccccgccgccgccgccgccgccgccgcctcctcctctctcccccttcccgtacacaacaacacagccaaaaacacactcacgacccaaacataacaacatggcacgtgcatcggcgcacacccccaaccagtcaccgtcgacacaaccacacgcaaggcacggaaaaaccggcgtccttccacgttgccatcaaagcagcacaaacaaccacacaggaggaaccaccaacaactgccggccggccggcaaccaccaaacgcacattcccgctcgccaccacacacctctcggcagccgtttcgcaaagacatga